Proteins from a genomic interval of Undibacterium parvum:
- a CDS encoding chemotaxis protein CheD produces MDEPGFYIDIFLQPGEFYFGDRETRIRTILGSCVSITFWHPKKHIGGMCHYMLPKNKRAGHNAQLDGKYAEDTIHLFMHEIKKARTHPHDYEVKIFGGGNQFPTQDKRVFSVSDQNVEVGRHLLAQHGFKIKSEHMGGNGHRNIMFDVWSGDVWVKHVEKVMTP; encoded by the coding sequence ATGGACGAACCAGGCTTTTATATTGATATTTTCCTGCAACCCGGAGAGTTTTACTTCGGCGACCGGGAAACACGGATACGCACTATCTTAGGCTCCTGCGTATCCATCACATTTTGGCACCCAAAAAAACATATAGGTGGCATGTGTCATTACATGCTGCCCAAGAATAAGAGAGCTGGACACAATGCCCAACTCGATGGCAAATATGCAGAGGACACCATCCATTTATTTATGCATGAAATTAAAAAAGCCCGTACCCATCCACACGATTACGAAGTAAAGATATTTGGTGGTGGCAATCAATTTCCTACCCAGGATAAACGCGTGTTTTCAGTTTCCGACCAAAATGTAGAGGTAGGACGTCATCTACTGGCGCAGCATGGTTTCAAAATTAAATCCGAGCATATGGGAGGCAATGGTCATAGAAATATCATGTTCGACGTCTGGTCTGGTGACGTCTGGGTGAAACACGTAGAAAAGGTAATGACGCCATGA
- a CDS encoding CheR family methyltransferase: MQVNKVRSLAPVALQKQEFEWISKFLYERTGIALNEGKQALVMGRLDKRLRSRDLTSYGAYFALLGRPGYEDETTAAIDLLTTNETYFFREPKHFEFLQKTVFPEYARLRGIRIWSAASSSGEEAYTIAMTLAEHFPGDGWEVIGTDISTRVLEKARRALYPMSAAEKIPTSLLRKYCLRGREEFEDFFLVDGVLRKKVHFSVANLIEKLPDLGLFEVIFLRNVMIYFDMETKQKLVQRLYEKLRPGGYFIISHSETLNGINSSLKLVGPSIYRKEA; this comes from the coding sequence ATGCAAGTTAACAAAGTACGCAGCCTGGCACCGGTGGCGCTACAAAAACAAGAGTTCGAATGGATCTCTAAATTTTTGTATGAACGCACCGGGATTGCCCTCAATGAAGGCAAGCAAGCGCTGGTCATGGGGCGGCTTGATAAGCGCCTAAGGAGCCGCGATCTGACCAGTTATGGCGCGTATTTTGCCTTACTCGGGCGTCCTGGTTATGAGGACGAAACCACCGCCGCCATCGACTTACTGACCACCAACGAAACCTATTTTTTTCGCGAACCCAAGCATTTTGAATTTTTGCAAAAAACGGTATTCCCAGAATATGCACGCCTGCGTGGGATACGGATCTGGAGCGCCGCCAGCTCTAGCGGCGAAGAGGCTTACACCATCGCCATGACCTTAGCCGAGCATTTCCCGGGCGATGGCTGGGAGGTGATAGGCACCGATATTTCTACCCGCGTGTTAGAAAAAGCGCGGCGTGCACTCTACCCTATGTCGGCAGCAGAAAAGATCCCCACATCTTTACTCAGAAAATATTGTTTGCGAGGGCGCGAAGAGTTTGAAGATTTTTTCCTGGTGGATGGTGTATTGCGTAAAAAAGTCCACTTTAGTGTCGCCAATCTGATAGAAAAATTGCCTGATTTGGGATTGTTTGAGGTAATATTTTTACGCAATGTCATGATCTATTTTGATATGGAGACCAAGCAAAAATTGGTGCAAAGACTATACGAGAAACTGCGCCCGGGCGGCTACTTTATTATCAGCCATTCTGAGACTTTGAATGGCATCAACTCTTCACTAAAACTGGTTGGGCCATCAATCTACCGCAAAGAAGCTTAA
- a CDS encoding chemotaxis protein CheA: MNFEEEMKAALDTFVVESRELLQDMEDGLLGLEHDDNPADAIGAIFRAAHTIKGSSGLFGLDHIVQFTHVVESVLDMLRNDEISVCTELIAVLLPCRDHISTLIDGVAAGALQATPEQTSAGAALHVRLRRFLNHEDSPAGSGSELAHHHEATATKASGGGAIDNGNWYLSLRFGPDCLRNGMDPLSFIRYLSTLGDVVNLITITDKLPHIDKMDAETCYLGFEVVLKSSANKEAIENVFEFVREDSVIRIVPPNSKMDEYIDIINALPDDNELLGEILIKSGVLTKHELDECLRLQAKKHANNTGQSKEAPIGEILVDQEMLQQPILNAALNKQQQVKDTKAREKQNIRVDAERLDKLIDLVGELVIAGAGTNLRASKSNDIALLESTSEVMRLVEEVRDSALQLRMVPIGTTFSRFQRVVRDVSIELGKDILLEIGGGDTEVDKSVVDKIGDPLMHLVRNSMDHGIEAPAMRAARGKPAQGILRLNAYHESGSIVIEVSDDGGGLNRDKILAKAIERGLVPAGASLSDKEIYALIFEAGFSTADQVSNLSGRGVGMDVVKRNVTSLRGTIEIDSEIGVGATMRIRMPLTLAIIDGFLVGVGTSSFVVPLDNVIECLELPRECGDNDFMDLRGEVLPFIRIRNLFDIEGDLPRRQNVVVVGYGGNKAGLVVDRLMGEFQTVIKPLGKLFVHLQGIGGSTILGSGEVALILSISAMLQQYTRRAHQQHLQLPSAATG; the protein is encoded by the coding sequence ATGAATTTCGAAGAAGAAATGAAGGCCGCACTAGACACTTTCGTGGTCGAAAGTCGAGAGCTACTGCAAGACATGGAAGACGGACTGCTCGGGCTAGAGCACGACGACAATCCTGCTGATGCCATCGGCGCCATCTTTCGTGCAGCGCACACGATTAAAGGATCCTCCGGCTTATTTGGGCTCGATCATATCGTGCAATTTACCCATGTGGTGGAGAGCGTACTCGATATGCTACGCAACGACGAGATTAGCGTCTGCACCGAGCTGATCGCCGTGCTACTCCCTTGCCGCGACCATATCAGCACTTTGATAGACGGGGTTGCCGCTGGGGCACTACAGGCAACCCCCGAGCAAACCAGCGCCGGAGCGGCCTTGCATGTGCGTTTGCGACGTTTTCTCAATCATGAAGACAGCCCAGCAGGCAGCGGTTCCGAACTAGCCCATCATCATGAAGCAACCGCGACCAAAGCGAGCGGCGGTGGCGCCATCGATAACGGCAATTGGTATCTGTCCTTGCGCTTTGGCCCGGACTGCTTGCGCAATGGCATGGATCCACTGTCTTTCATTCGCTATCTCAGCACCTTGGGCGATGTCGTCAATCTCATCACAATCACCGACAAGCTGCCCCACATAGACAAGATGGATGCCGAGACTTGCTACCTGGGTTTTGAGGTCGTGCTAAAAAGTAGCGCCAACAAAGAGGCGATCGAAAACGTCTTTGAATTTGTGCGTGAAGACAGCGTGATACGGATAGTCCCGCCCAACAGCAAAATGGACGAGTACATCGACATCATCAATGCCCTGCCCGACGATAACGAATTACTAGGCGAGATCTTGATCAAGAGCGGCGTGCTCACTAAACATGAGCTCGACGAATGCCTGCGTCTGCAAGCGAAAAAACACGCCAACAATACTGGCCAAAGCAAAGAAGCACCTATCGGTGAAATTTTAGTCGATCAGGAAATGCTGCAACAACCGATCTTGAATGCAGCTTTAAATAAACAACAGCAGGTTAAAGACACGAAGGCACGTGAAAAACAAAACATCCGGGTCGATGCAGAGCGGCTCGATAAACTGATCGATCTGGTGGGCGAGCTAGTGATAGCCGGCGCCGGTACCAATCTGCGCGCCAGTAAGTCGAACGATATCGCGCTACTCGAATCGACCAGCGAAGTCATGCGCCTGGTAGAAGAAGTACGCGACAGCGCCTTACAACTACGCATGGTGCCGATAGGTACCACCTTTAGCCGCTTTCAGCGCGTGGTCAGAGATGTCAGCATAGAGTTAGGCAAAGACATACTGCTAGAAATCGGCGGCGGCGATACTGAAGTCGACAAATCGGTGGTGGATAAAATTGGCGATCCACTCATGCATCTGGTGCGTAATTCCATGGATCACGGCATAGAAGCGCCGGCCATGCGCGCGGCGCGCGGCAAACCTGCGCAAGGCATTTTACGGCTGAATGCCTACCATGAATCTGGCAGTATCGTGATCGAAGTCAGTGACGATGGCGGCGGGCTCAATCGCGACAAAATCCTCGCCAAAGCGATAGAGCGCGGACTAGTCCCAGCCGGCGCCAGCCTCAGCGACAAAGAAATTTATGCTCTCATTTTTGAGGCAGGCTTTTCTACTGCCGATCAAGTCTCGAATTTATCCGGACGCGGGGTAGGCATGGATGTGGTCAAGCGTAACGTCACCTCCTTGCGCGGCACCATAGAAATCGATAGCGAAATCGGGGTTGGCGCCACCATGCGCATACGCATGCCACTAACGCTGGCCATCATCGATGGCTTTCTGGTCGGGGTTGGCACCTCCTCTTTTGTGGTGCCACTCGACAATGTGATTGAGTGCCTGGAACTCCCCAGAGAATGTGGCGACAACGACTTCATGGACTTGCGTGGCGAGGTACTGCCCTTCATACGGATACGCAATTTATTCGATATAGAGGGCGATTTACCGCGCCGTCAAAACGTGGTGGTAGTCGGTTATGGCGGCAATAAAGCCGGTCTGGTCGTTGATCGTCTGATGGGCGAGTTCCAAACCGTGATTAAGCCACTAGGAAAACTCTTTGTGCATCTACAAGGCATAGGTGGCTCGACCATTTTAGGTAGTGGCGAAGTCGCCTTGATCCTCAGTATTTCCGCCATGTTGCAGCAATATACCAGGCGCGCCCATCAGCAACATCTACAGTTGCCAAGCGCGGCGACCGGATAA
- a CDS encoding STAS domain-containing protein produces the protein METLTIAGELTIYTAASEKQNLQAFLETGDDLELNLSQVSEMDSAGLQVLIVLKQEAARRNKKLSYAMHSKAVLEVLEMSNMTSNFGDQIVLT, from the coding sequence ATGGAAACGCTCACGATAGCCGGTGAATTAACGATCTACACGGCGGCCAGCGAGAAGCAAAACTTGCAGGCTTTTTTAGAAACCGGTGACGATCTTGAACTCAATTTATCGCAAGTCTCAGAAATGGATAGCGCTGGCTTGCAAGTATTGATCGTCTTAAAGCAAGAAGCGGCACGTAGAAATAAAAAATTAAGTTACGCCATGCACAGCAAGGCCGTCTTAGAAGTACTTGAAATGAGCAATATGACCAGCAATTTTGGCGATCAGATTGTTTTGACCTAG
- a CDS encoding methyltransferase domain-containing protein codes for MLSAPIDLQRVRQIFSRFERMQASDFLRREIASRMRDKLDLVKILPERVLDAGCGDGAELSQLQGRFPDTHVLGADGSQAALSLAVQQQTAAKSALDKLLHKWLPSALQAGRDPSLICADFAQLPLSSASVDLVWSNLALHWHPQPDVVFAEWRRVLRTDGLLMFSCFGPDTLSELRVAFANIDQTPHTLPFVDMHDFGDMLVNAGFATPVMDMEKLTLTYATVDKLFADVRALGGNPLLSRRHGLMGRQAYRTLCQNLEAMRNQDGRIPLTFEVIYGHAFKPLAKKLATGESIIRLDFPKKTP; via the coding sequence ATGCTTAGCGCTCCCATTGATTTGCAACGTGTTCGTCAGATTTTTTCTCGCTTTGAACGTATGCAAGCTTCAGACTTCTTACGCAGAGAAATTGCCAGTCGTATGCGCGACAAACTCGATTTGGTCAAAATCTTGCCAGAGCGGGTCTTAGATGCAGGTTGTGGTGATGGTGCTGAGCTCTCGCAGTTACAGGGGCGTTTTCCCGATACGCATGTACTAGGCGCAGACGGCTCGCAAGCAGCGCTGAGTTTAGCCGTGCAACAGCAGACGGCAGCGAAAAGCGCGCTGGATAAACTGCTGCATAAATGGCTGCCTAGTGCCTTGCAAGCCGGGCGAGATCCTAGCTTGATTTGTGCTGACTTTGCCCAGTTGCCACTATCTTCCGCTAGCGTCGATTTAGTTTGGTCGAATTTGGCATTGCATTGGCACCCGCAGCCTGATGTTGTGTTTGCGGAGTGGCGTCGAGTCTTACGTACCGATGGTTTATTGATGTTTTCTTGTTTTGGTCCAGATACCTTGTCTGAATTGCGCGTCGCTTTCGCTAACATAGATCAGACACCGCACACCTTGCCGTTTGTGGATATGCATGATTTTGGCGATATGTTGGTTAATGCTGGTTTCGCCACCCCAGTAATGGATATGGAAAAATTGACCTTAACTTACGCAACAGTGGATAAGTTGTTTGCTGACGTAAGGGCTCTCGGCGGCAACCCACTACTCAGTCGTCGTCACGGGCTGATGGGGCGCCAAGCTTACCGTACTTTGTGCCAAAACTTGGAGGCGATGCGCAATCAAGATGGGCGTATACCGCTGACTTTCGAAGTGATTTATGGGCATGCTTTTAAACCACTGGCTAAAAAACTTGCCACTGGTGAGAGCATCATACGTTTGGATTTTCCGAAAAAAACGCCTTAA
- a CDS encoding ComF family protein, giving the protein MPSYKHFLLRAVKTGLASILPTSCPLCGTVGDDLLCPECHEQFFNQKPARCRQCAIPLQIQDAQQLCGECLSQKPSFDACIVACDYAAPIDQLVLALKFGSKLALAGLFADVLRDAISHDSKLALADLLCPVPLGSLRLQERGYNQSLEIAKPLAAHLGIDLAPLMLSRCRETVQQSSLHPDARQKNVHKAFALNAHFIDRIQGKHIGIIDDVMTTGTTLNEIAQLLKRFGAAQVSNYVFARTPRH; this is encoded by the coding sequence ATGCCATCCTACAAACACTTTTTGCTGCGTGCCGTCAAAACAGGCTTAGCGTCTATCCTGCCGACTAGTTGTCCTTTGTGTGGAACAGTCGGCGATGACTTACTTTGTCCCGAGTGCCATGAGCAATTTTTCAATCAAAAACCAGCGCGCTGCCGCCAATGCGCCATCCCTTTACAAATTCAGGATGCACAGCAACTCTGCGGTGAATGCCTAAGCCAGAAGCCGAGCTTTGACGCCTGCATAGTCGCCTGCGATTACGCTGCGCCGATCGATCAATTGGTCTTGGCACTGAAATTTGGGAGCAAACTAGCCTTAGCAGGCCTATTTGCCGATGTATTGCGTGATGCAATATCGCACGATTCCAAGCTGGCCTTGGCAGACCTACTTTGCCCCGTTCCTTTAGGTTCATTACGCCTGCAAGAGCGCGGATACAATCAATCGCTAGAGATAGCCAAACCACTGGCGGCACATCTAGGGATAGACTTGGCGCCGCTGATGCTGAGCCGCTGTCGGGAAACCGTACAACAAAGTAGCTTACACCCCGACGCCAGGCAAAAAAATGTCCATAAAGCGTTTGCGTTAAACGCCCACTTCATCGATCGCATACAAGGTAAGCACATAGGGATAATCGATGATGTCATGACTACGGGCACTACCCTGAACGAAATTGCTCAACTTTTAAAACGTTTTGGGGCTGCGCAAGTGAGTAATTACGTCTTTGCCAGAACCCCGCGTCACTGA
- a CDS encoding methyl-accepting chemotaxis protein — MLSALTSTYKTQIQVGNLAFGLIANPIIDADGKRVGTVVEWADRTAEIAAREAELQTAAENTRIKIALDGCATNVMIADNERNIIYANKSVVDMLSNAEADLRKVLPNFSASRLLGTNIDQFHKNPAHQKNLLATFTSNYKAQIVVGARTFALSANPVINGSGERLGSVVEWLDRSAEVAVEKEVANIVEQAVNGNFTTRLVEQGKTGFFAKLSGDINRLMETSDQGLNEVLRVLGALAKGDLTETIEKDYQGTFGALKEASNETVDKLSQIVTDVINATDALSNASEQVSATSQALSQAASEQAASVEETSASIEQMAAGINQNAENAKVTDGIAGKASKEAIEGGDAVKRTVSAMKEIASKIGIIDDIAYQTNMLALNAAIEAARAGEHGKGFAVVAAEVRKLAERSQIAAKEIGDLAGGSVKTAERAGELIDEIVPGIGRTSDLVQEIAAASQEQSAGVGQINTAMNQMNQITQQNASSSEELAATAEEMTSQAEQLMELVGFFNLGQQGKSSRQGGHEAKSSKRQSAPKHSKTVANTGFDDAKFERF, encoded by the coding sequence ATGTTGTCTGCATTGACTTCCACCTACAAGACACAAATTCAGGTAGGAAACTTGGCTTTTGGATTGATTGCAAACCCTATCATCGATGCCGACGGAAAACGAGTTGGTACCGTCGTGGAGTGGGCTGACCGCACTGCTGAAATTGCAGCACGCGAGGCTGAACTGCAAACAGCAGCAGAGAACACCCGCATCAAGATCGCGCTCGATGGCTGCGCCACCAATGTCATGATCGCCGATAACGAGCGCAACATCATCTACGCGAATAAATCCGTAGTCGATATGTTGAGTAATGCCGAAGCCGATTTACGTAAGGTGTTGCCAAATTTCAGCGCCTCACGCTTACTCGGTACGAATATCGATCAATTCCATAAAAACCCTGCGCATCAAAAAAATCTGCTGGCCACTTTTACCAGCAATTACAAAGCGCAAATCGTGGTGGGTGCGCGCACCTTCGCTTTGTCGGCCAATCCTGTCATCAATGGCAGTGGCGAACGTTTAGGGAGCGTGGTGGAATGGCTGGATCGCTCGGCCGAAGTCGCAGTCGAAAAAGAAGTCGCGAATATCGTCGAACAAGCGGTCAATGGCAACTTCACCACCCGTTTGGTAGAACAAGGTAAAACGGGCTTCTTTGCCAAACTCAGCGGCGACATCAACCGTCTGATGGAAACCAGTGATCAGGGTCTCAATGAAGTCTTGCGCGTGCTCGGCGCCCTAGCCAAGGGTGATCTGACCGAAACCATAGAGAAGGATTACCAGGGCACCTTCGGCGCCTTAAAAGAAGCCAGTAACGAAACCGTCGACAAGCTCTCGCAAATCGTCACCGACGTCATCAACGCCACCGATGCCTTATCGAACGCATCCGAGCAAGTCTCGGCCACCTCGCAAGCCTTATCGCAAGCGGCCAGCGAACAAGCCGCCAGCGTAGAAGAAACCAGTGCCAGCATAGAGCAAATGGCAGCGGGGATTAACCAGAATGCCGAGAATGCCAAAGTCACCGATGGCATCGCCGGCAAGGCCTCCAAAGAAGCGATAGAAGGCGGCGACGCCGTCAAACGCACGGTCTCGGCCATGAAAGAGATCGCCTCTAAAATTGGCATCATCGACGACATCGCCTACCAGACCAATATGCTGGCTTTGAATGCGGCAATCGAAGCGGCACGCGCCGGTGAGCACGGCAAAGGCTTTGCGGTGGTGGCTGCAGAAGTGCGCAAACTGGCGGAACGTAGCCAGATTGCCGCCAAAGAAATTGGCGACTTAGCTGGCGGCAGCGTCAAAACAGCGGAACGTGCCGGTGAACTGATCGATGAGATCGTGCCAGGCATAGGCCGCACCTCGGATCTGGTGCAAGAGATTGCTGCGGCATCACAAGAGCAATCGGCCGGGGTCGGGCAAATCAATACCGCCATGAACCAGATGAATCAAATCACCCAGCAAAATGCCTCATCGAGTGAAGAGCTGGCCGCCACCGCAGAAGAAATGACTAGTCAGGCCGAACAATTGATGGAATTGGTAGGCTTCTTTAATCTCGGGCAGCAAGGCAAATCTAGCCGCCAGGGTGGGCACGAAGCCAAGTCTAGCAAACGTCAAAGCGCGCCTAAACACAGTAAGACAGTCGCCAATACCGGTTTCGACGACGCCAAATTTGAACGATTCTAG
- the trmL gene encoding tRNA (uridine(34)/cytosine(34)/5-carboxymethylaminomethyluridine(34)-2'-O)-methyltransferase TrmL: MFHVVLVEPEIPPNTGNIIRLCANTGAQLHLIEPLGFPLDDSKMKRAGLDYHDYATMKVHKSWDAFLASEQPPTERMFAMTTHGSTSFSSLAFKAGDFFIFGAETRGLAPEIRDFFPLTQRIRLPMRPDNRSLNLSNSVAVVVYEAWRQNGFIGGA, from the coding sequence TTGTTTCACGTCGTCTTAGTCGAGCCAGAAATCCCACCGAATACCGGCAATATCATTCGCCTGTGCGCCAACACCGGCGCGCAACTGCATTTAATTGAACCCTTGGGTTTCCCCCTGGACGATAGCAAGATGAAGCGTGCGGGTTTGGATTACCATGATTATGCGACGATGAAAGTGCATAAATCCTGGGACGCATTTTTAGCCTCGGAACAGCCGCCAACAGAGCGTATGTTCGCCATGACCACACATGGCTCCACTAGCTTTTCTAGTTTGGCATTCAAAGCAGGTGATTTTTTCATCTTTGGTGCCGAGACGCGCGGTCTTGCACCTGAAATACGCGATTTTTTCCCTCTAACACAACGCATACGCCTGCCCATGCGCCCCGACAATCGTAGTCTGAATCTATCCAATAGCGTGGCGGTGGTGGTGTATGAAGCTTGGCGCCAAAACGGTTTTATCGGTGGCGCCTAA
- a CDS encoding response regulator, with amino-acid sequence MENKIRVVIVDDYDMTRSLLKIILRGEKFDIVGEATDGQSGLEMCLALKPDMVLLDVVMPIMNGIEALEKIHQALPKTLVMMVTGNDDHSVVNEAISKGASGYIVKPFNTASVIETMNQARERFILCHPAGVQH; translated from the coding sequence ATGGAAAATAAAATCAGAGTGGTGATTGTCGATGACTATGATATGACACGCTCATTGCTGAAAATCATACTGCGTGGCGAGAAATTCGACATCGTTGGTGAGGCGACCGATGGTCAATCTGGGCTTGAGATGTGTCTTGCGCTTAAGCCTGATATGGTATTGCTCGATGTCGTGATGCCGATCATGAATGGGATAGAGGCGCTGGAAAAAATTCATCAAGCTTTACCAAAAACTTTGGTCATGATGGTGACAGGTAACGATGATCATAGTGTGGTGAATGAGGCGATCAGTAAGGGTGCTAGCGGCTATATCGTGAAACCTTTCAATACCGCCAGTGTCATCGAGACCATGAACCAGGCTAGGGAGAGGTTTATTTTGTGCCATCCTGCAGGAGTGCAGCACTAA
- a CDS encoding chemotaxis protein CheW: MASNSGSMAAKKTETASELAARAQLEAAQNSGQYLTFVLGGEVYALGILNIKEIIQYGDLTEVPMMPSFIRGVINLRGRVVPVVDLAARFGRGVTSVSRRTSIVIIEMAQSEENEGQSIGVMVDAVNEVVDIAAAEIEPPPSFGAKIRPDFISGMAKQAGRFIIVLNLDRVLSIEEMVALGQTLSGAEVPATESEHAS, translated from the coding sequence ATGGCTAGCAACTCAGGATCAATGGCAGCAAAGAAAACCGAAACAGCGTCAGAGCTGGCGGCCAGAGCGCAACTGGAAGCGGCGCAAAATTCTGGCCAATATCTAACCTTCGTCTTGGGCGGTGAGGTGTATGCGCTGGGCATCTTAAACATCAAGGAAATCATTCAATACGGTGATTTAACCGAAGTACCGATGATGCCCTCCTTCATCCGTGGGGTGATTAATTTACGCGGACGGGTAGTGCCGGTAGTCGACCTGGCAGCCCGCTTTGGGCGCGGCGTCACCAGCGTCTCACGCCGCACCAGTATCGTCATCATAGAGATGGCGCAGAGCGAGGAAAACGAAGGCCAGAGCATAGGCGTGATGGTCGATGCGGTCAACGAAGTGGTGGATATCGCCGCTGCCGAGATCGAACCACCGCCGTCTTTCGGTGCAAAAATCCGGCCCGACTTTATCAGCGGCATGGCCAAGCAAGCCGGACGCTTCATCATCGTACTCAACCTCGATAGAGTGCTATCGATCGAAGAGATGGTAGCCCTGGGGCAAACCTTGAGTGGCGCTGAGGTGCCAGCGACAGAGTCTGAGCATGCAAGTTAA
- a CDS encoding methyl-accepting chemotaxis protein gives MQVTRSKLAYGTCSRQLGAIKLAYAFPALILVFSAVPVFSKKSLPAIISFFGILLVLVIWTRLNQKKELEAEEALATAAANKAHIRHSYAPAQAVTLVSEQLPSELLNTVLPVWQNHVLTVKSQTENAVIQLINSFGSLIQQFDEAGFSSKASGENSDKHQATINLINLCQQDLEPVIAHLEQMIDSKGELLDAIKTLAESVADLKDMAHSVGVIAAQTNLLAINASIEAARAGAHGRGFAVVAGEVRRLSLISGETGKTIGERVTQINEVVKSTLKTAQKANEQDRKVMQQSGKVVKEVLGHVQSLGDAAEEMRSRGEVIRNDVENLLVTLQYQDRVSQILDVLDRDIGKLLKTMAEQIPMPSTAEWMADLETYYTMHDQHSSHVQARGTPSQSASKDDEITFF, from the coding sequence ATGCAAGTGACAAGGTCCAAATTAGCGTATGGCACATGCTCACGTCAGCTAGGCGCTATCAAACTCGCCTACGCTTTTCCTGCGCTCATTTTGGTATTTTCCGCTGTTCCCGTATTTTCTAAAAAATCACTGCCGGCGATCATCTCATTCTTTGGCATCTTGCTGGTACTGGTAATCTGGACGCGCCTCAATCAAAAAAAAGAGCTTGAAGCGGAAGAGGCGCTGGCCACCGCCGCAGCAAACAAAGCGCACATCAGGCACAGCTATGCACCAGCACAAGCTGTCACCCTGGTTTCAGAACAACTACCAAGCGAATTACTCAACACCGTACTCCCGGTTTGGCAAAATCATGTGCTCACCGTCAAATCACAAACTGAAAATGCAGTTATACAACTGATCAACAGTTTCGGCTCTTTAATCCAGCAATTCGATGAGGCCGGTTTCAGCAGCAAGGCGAGCGGTGAAAATTCCGACAAACATCAAGCCACGATAAATTTAATCAATCTTTGCCAACAAGATTTAGAGCCCGTGATCGCTCATCTAGAGCAGATGATAGACAGTAAAGGCGAGTTGCTCGACGCCATTAAGACCTTGGCGGAATCAGTGGCGGACCTAAAAGACATGGCGCATAGCGTAGGCGTAATTGCGGCGCAGACCAACTTACTGGCAATCAACGCATCGATAGAAGCAGCGCGGGCCGGCGCCCACGGTCGCGGCTTTGCCGTGGTGGCGGGCGAAGTGCGGCGACTTTCACTCATCTCAGGCGAAACTGGCAAGACCATAGGTGAGCGCGTCACCCAGATCAATGAGGTCGTAAAATCGACCCTCAAAACCGCACAAAAAGCCAATGAGCAAGATAGAAAAGTGATGCAACAATCTGGCAAGGTGGTGAAAGAAGTCTTAGGCCATGTGCAAAGCCTGGGTGATGCGGCAGAGGAAATGCGTAGCCGTGGTGAAGTGATACGCAATGACGTAGAAAATCTGCTGGTGACCTTGCAATATCAAGATAGAGTCAGCCAGATACTCGATGTGCTAGATCGCGACATAGGCAAACTACTCAAAACCATGGCAGAGCAAATTCCTATGCCGAGTACCGCAGAATGGATGGCTGATCTGGAAACCTATTACACCATGCACGATCAGCATAGCAGCCACGTACAAGCAAGGGGTACGCCTAGCCAAAGCGCTAGCAAAGACGACGAAATTACGTTTTTTTGA
- a CDS encoding response regulator: MSKTVMVVDDSASVRQVVGLALRGAGYTVIEGVDGVDALSKLKGQKIHLIISDVNMPNMDGITFVTEVKKLPLYKFTPVIMLTTESQEGKKLQGQAAGARAWVVKPFQPAQMLAAVSKLILP, translated from the coding sequence ATGTCCAAGACAGTGATGGTGGTAGATGATTCGGCGTCAGTGAGGCAAGTGGTAGGTTTGGCGCTGCGCGGCGCTGGCTATACCGTGATCGAAGGCGTAGACGGGGTCGATGCCCTGTCCAAACTCAAGGGTCAAAAAATCCATCTGATTATTTCCGATGTCAACATGCCCAATATGGATGGCATAACCTTCGTCACCGAAGTAAAAAAACTGCCCTTATATAAATTTACCCCAGTGATCATGCTCACTACCGAGTCGCAAGAAGGTAAAAAATTACAGGGTCAGGCGGCCGGTGCCCGAGCCTGGGTGGTCAAGCCGTTTCAACCAGCTCAGATGCTGGCCGCGGTTTCAAAATTAATTCTGCCTTAA